A segment of the Anopheles cruzii chromosome 2, idAnoCruzAS_RS32_06, whole genome shotgun sequence genome:
CATAAAAGCATTTCGCCCACAGTGGCTCGCGCAAGGTACCGGCATTCTGTCCAAAATGATCCTTTTGCAGCAGAATTTGGTGATGAACGAAAggaagcatttgtttttcttagGTGTTTTGCTGTCATCGCACGCGTGCTCAAGGTATGCACATGTTGGTTTCTttaggaaaatgtttcaaaactaCAGCAAAATTACATAAATTACTGCAAAACTATATTACATCATAGAAACGACGCTTTAAATTAGGTAGATGTTAACAGGACAACGAAGGTAACAGAGTTTGCGATTCATTGCAGCCAAGCATGCTTGTAGTTACCGTGGTTAGAGCTTTCGATTCAACCCTGACGTCTAACTGTCACAACGCCGCAAACCTCGTGTTGTGCGGGCACGGCAAATGCGGGTCGgtttgaaaaagaaagtgGATCAGTTTTGCGTTTGTTCTTCGTAAACTTAGTGTCTGTTCGAAATGGGTCGCAAAGGAAACTACGTTGAGAAACCCAAGAAAGGTCCCGGAAGAAAGGCACGCAAACAGGGCGACCCTGTGTTCAAGTTCATAAAAGGTAACCCACCCTGTCTGTGGAATTCTTATTTACCCGCACCTTGCCGGTCTTTTAAACAACATACCCCAATCTATTTTCCAACCCTCTAGATGATGACGAAGATAACAAAAAGTTGTCCCGAAACCAAAAGATACGGCTCAAGAAAcgcgaaatgaaaaaccaaTTGGTACAGAAAGTAGCGAAGCAAAAGAGTGACACGAAAGCCGCAGCAAACCGGGGGGCCGACCCGGTTGTGTCTAGCACGGTGGATCCGTCGGAGCTGTTTGATCTTGAGAAAACTCGCCAAAAGTACAAACAGTTGGGCGAGAAGAACAAATCACCGACGGTAACCGCCACTAAGACGGCCGAAAATGGTGCCTCGAAAAAGGTTCGCAACCTGTTCGACAGTGACGACGAAATGGAGAACAAAGAACCAAAAAAGGGCGCTGGTTCTGGTCGACCGTCCAAGAGTCAGATGAAAAAGTTCCTTCAACAGGCCGAGTCGGATGAGGACGATTCGGATGAGCAGGACACTGATGAAGGCAGTGAGGAgatcgatgacgatgaggatgaCCAGGAAGTTGACAGCGAAGAAGAGGGAAGTgaagaagaggaagacgaTGAAAGTGACGACGAAGACGGTGAttccgatgacgatgacgattcGGATATGCTACCGATAGAGGCGGCAAATAAGAAGCTAAAACGGCGCATGGCACTGGAGCAAAAGATGGCTGATCAAGAAATGCAGGAAGCCGCGGCCAACCGAGAACGGTTTGAGTTTCCGACAGAGGAGGAGGTTGCCCAAACGAGCAATTTGCAGGACGTGAATATGCGAATCAAGGACGTGATCGGTGTGCTCTCGGACTTTACGGCAAATCGCGATCCGGACCACTCACGGTGCGAGTATATCGATCTGCTGCGAAAGGACCTGTGCCTTTACTACTCGTACAACGAGTACTTTATGAACTTGCTCATGGAACTGTTCGCTCCGAACGAGCTGCTGGAGTTTTTGGAGGCTTCCGAGTTGCAGCGCCCCATTACGATTCGCACGAACAGTCTTAAGACACGGCGTCGCGATTTGGCGCAAGCCTTGATCAACCGCGGCATCAATTTGGATCCGATAGGAAAGTGGTCCAAAGATGGGCTGGTGGTGTATACATCGCAGGTTCCGCTAGGGGCAACGCCGGAGTACCTGGCCGGGCAGTACATGCTGCAGGGCGGATCGAGCATGCTACCCGTGCTGGCGTTGGCGCCGGAGGAAAACGAACGCATCCTGGACATGTGCGCTGCGCCGGGAGGAAAGAGTTCCCACATAGCGGCATTGATGAAGAACACGGGTGTGCTCATTGTTAACGATTCAAATAAGGACCGGTTGCACGCGGTACTCGGAAACTTTCACCGTCTCGGAGTACAGAATGCCATCGTGACGTGCATGGACGGTATAAAGTTCTGCGACGCCATGAAAGGCTTCGATCGTGTGCTGCTCGACGCACCCTGCACCGGATCGGGCGTAATTGCGAAGGATCCGAGCgtgaaaacatcaaaaacgGATATTGACGTGCAGCGGTGCTACAATTTGCAGCGACGTTTGCTCCTGTCGGCCATCGATTGTTTGTCGGCCAAGTCGAACAGCGGTGGCTACTTGGTTTACTCCACCTGCTCCGTTCTGCCACAGGAGAACGAGTGGGTCATCGATTTTGCGCTAAAGATGCGCAACGTACGCCTTGTGTCTACTGGAATAGATTTTGGTGTCGAAGGTCTCACCAGGTTCGGGGCGCAGCGCTATCATCCGTCGATGAAACTGACGCGGCGCTTCTATCCCCACACCCACAATATGGACGGGTTTTTCGTGGCAAAGTTGCACAAATTTTCCGATGCCATTCCGACAAACGACACCGCTGAGGCCGAGCCGTCGAACGGTGCCGACATGGAGACGGTAGCCGCCGAGAGTGAGGAGATGAAGTTGCCGAAAAAGATTGACAAACGGGACTGGTACTACCAGGATGTGGTCGCCAAACGGAAAGCTCAGCGTGAGGACAAGAACCAtgtggtgaaagttttccagaaaccaaccaacgttaccaagaagaagaagaaaaagtttgaGAAAAGCACCGAAGGGGCCACCGTCCCGAGGGTAGCCGTCCCAACCGATGATCAGACGGCCTCTGCGGAGAACGGGTCCAGCAGTGGGCAGAAATTGGCGAAGAAGTTCGCGCTGAACGGTAAACCGGCGCCGAGTAGTGCCGATCGCGAGACAGCCGAAGTGTCGAAATTAAAGCAAATGATGaaaaaactcaaacaaaagCAAGGCAGCTCGACTGCCAACGGCAAAGGGACTGCGGGTAAAGCGGGAAAATTTGCCAAACAGACGGCGAGCAGCAAAGGAAAGGTACCGGGAACGAAGAAGAATGCGAAGAAGCTGGGGAAAGTTTAGGGTTAGTGTGTAAGAGAAATAGAACTGTAACGCAGTTCTCCATAGAGACAATGCCTTGCACCACATCTTGTGAATAAAGAAGATTAATCTTGTTCAAACACAAATGTTGATCCAATTTGTACGTAGCATTTAATTCAGAAACAAGGTTTTAAAACTCTCAAATAATAGGATAATGTTACGAGCACGGTGAGGATTAGATCAAACCGTTCTAAACCGTAGTTGGGCTGGAACACGTGTTGAAACATCCCTAAACAAACGTCTCTTCACGCGCGGATGCTAGAAAAGGGCGTTAACTCGAAGTCCTCCAGATTTCTCTCCGACGCTCTCGCAATTACCAACACATTGGAACCATGAATCGTATACGAGGCCATCCGAGcttttcttgctctctctccgAACCATTTCTCCGATTGACCGATATTCTTTCCGTTTTAGAAACAGCGCCCGGTGATGCATTTCCAGCCCAGCAGAGTGCATTGGGTGCACTCCCTTGGGAACTGGTCGTTGCGGTTCTCTCCTAATGCCCAAGAGGCTGTACCGTAGTTTGGCGCGTAGTTTATTCTCCGAGAGAAGTGGgtatttcaaaacaaattggACCCAACCTGATTTGCACTGGTTGGGGACATTTGAAACGGTGCGACACTCTGAAAACAGCGTGCGGAAGAAAAAGCCAATATGAAGGAACTGTACGGTGGACGTTCCTCCGATTGCTCCTCGAAGAAAGTGACGGCTATCGGGGCACACAACGATGCTTCAATTATTGAGGGGAACGTAGTTGAATTATTAAACCCAAGTATTCCTCGTCATATATTTATGCCCTCAAGTACTGCCCGTCGCCCGGACAGGAAAGGTTTTCGGGATCTCCCTCCACCCAGCATCGTGGCGTCCGCGTGTCTCTACGCATCGACAGTTGCCGCCGCCAGTACATAATTGAAttcgttcccgttttttttgttgctttggCCCAACGCGCCCGCAAGTAGCAGCAACCGGGCACTGTTGCTGCGTGGCTCTTGCGCAGTGCTACTTGATAGCACATCGTACTCCAAAGCTGAATAGCTCGGAGGGAACACTATAGGGGTTTACGAAACCGTAAACAGCGTGCAGAGTGCAGGGTTAGCTATCGAATGGAAATAGTTTTTCAAAACACTTGTTCTCCGTAGTGCTTCGGGAGCCCTCTTGGCCAGCAAGTGCAGAGGTTCACGTCAGTGTGTGTTGCGTTTGCATATCGTTTCCGTTGCGTTCTGCGCCGATACGTGGGCCAGTAACTGTtgttaaataattttaaacaaaaataaataaaccaacaCCCGACGGAGGCAACGGTCAGCATCCACCACCCGAAGTGGTGCACAGCTTCCGggaacttttcccgattctcTCACGCCCTGTTCTCTCGCATTCTCACTTTTTGCAAAGGAGGAACTGTGGAGCGAGGAGCGTGCTCTCGAGAGGCCacgtggtggtgtgcgtggccGAGAGCTCGTGCTCCTTCCGACTACTCGCGCTCACTTTTATCATCTCTGCCATTTTTTGGGGGGACAGTTTTTCCGCCCTCAGTAAGGTACCGAGCAGCAGTTTGGCACACTGGGAAGCTGTGAAGGTAGCGTTGTGATTTCGCAGGATTGCGTTTTATTCATTCGAATCAACAAACTACTGCTTTCCGAACAAGTGTGGTGCAGTGCAATTTTGTTACCCTAGAATTTGTTATCCATGtgagccaggccaggccgttTCGACGAGAAGTCACTGCTCCCTCTGGTCCCGGGATTCGTGAGATAAACAAAGAAGTTATAGTTTTCCGGATGCCACTCCTCCAGGGAGTTGGCAGGCTCCCGGGCGAAGCTGCCCTATTGATTGGCGCGCAATAAGACGGTGCCTCGTCTCGGGCACCGAGACTTCGCGAAGCTATGTGACGACCCAGCGAAAcggatttaatttaatattcatAAGCTCGCACTGGGAAAAGCACTCACGCGGCACGCAGTGAATGTGTAGATGGCCAAAGGCACCGTTTTCCAAGGGCGTTAGTTTACACTACCGAACCACGGAGattcaaattttcttttaaaagCCTAAATCCCTGACCAGGTTTCTCGGCACATCGGCACTATAATTATGCTCTCGCACAAGCACCGCACCTGAAACACTTCGGGAGATTCGCCGTTGGCCAATCGAAAGGCTCGTCTTTATGCCGACGATAAGAGAAACTCAGCCatcgcaaacaaacggccatcACTCACCGCGGCGGCACGGCGCAGGAGATTACGAAAAACTAACACACCGCGTTTATCTGAatccgtttctgtttcttctaCTTGCTTCTTGCAGTCAACACGCGTGATCTACCGGACTTGGACCCCGATTTTCGCGCTCGCCAGGCATCGTAACCAACctcgtggtgtgtgtgtgctccagTAGTGCGAACCCCCCCGCCCGGACACGGAATACGGACTGTTTGGTGTGATCGTGTTCTTCTGCGCGCCGCGTTCTAAACCCCACCGTCCCCCCACTGTACGCACGTACGTACTAAACCGCCAAAATAAAGCTCAAAATGGACGGATCCTCGGTGAGCCCCCTACCGTGCGAGGCTCCACTGGCGATgatggaaagcgaaaaaacgCCACCGAGAAGCCCGAGTCAGCACGAcatgccgccaccaccggacgaGAAGTAAGTCATTTACTCGCAGAAGGCTCGATTTGAAGCGAACCTTTTATTCGCCTCCAAATGACGCTTGACCAAACTGTTCTTAAACTGTCTCCGGACGCCTCCTCCCGGCGGCAGTTCCGTAAGTCGCCAGCAAGTGAATTGATTCTTCTTTCAATCGTCATAAATTGGACCGAAACCTGACCGAATACATCCTGTAGACCGAGATCACGAGACCCGGTGCTCCGGCCTTTACGCGCTTTCTTCGTGCGCCTAATGGAATCTTCTTTTTTATCAATTGTGCAGGCGTTTACGAAATAATGACGGTAAACAAGGCGTTCTCCTGCCGGTCGTTAAGGTCATTCAAGATGAATCGCCTTGGATTCGCTGTTCAACCAAACTTAGGGGAACATTGTATCCAATACGACATTTAACAAAAGACATTaggaatgttttaataaaaataaggGTAGAACTACCTTTCAGAAGCCCACTAATTTGAGCAAGAAAAGGCCGACAATGAAGTGCATCACATTTAGTGACCATTAGAGTTTAATGATAAACTTGACCAtctccagcaccagcacggaGCGAGTTCGTGGAGTAGATCCAACAGGAAAATGGGAGGCTCCAACTACACTGGCGAACGTCCCCCGTAGTGGCTACGCGAGAGTAATAGGTTCGCGGTGCTCGTCTGCTAGTGTGCGAGGAAAAACGATCGCGAGAAGATCGTGCTCACGCGCTGGTGTGCGTTTGGAGACTCCGTTTCTCCACCAACCGCCCGacagcccgcccgcccgtgggGTGGTGTGTGGATCGGGTTCGTtgcgcgaaggcgaagattGAATTCAGTTAGCCAGAGATGCTGATCACATTCGTAACGCTGCACCAGTGAGCTCCGCGCGTGTTTCTTTGCACAGCATCACGATCGTGGCACGGAATTTTATTGTACGatattgttttcgattttcgcaGTGTCTACACGCGCCGGTTAGTGTCCACTTCGGCAACTTCGCCGATAGATGTGATATCGTGCCCACCGCCAATTGTTGCTCCGCTGTAGGTCGcggtgattgattgatttgtgtgCGGAAATTAAAGAACGAATCGCACGTCGTGTGGTGATCGcgtcgacgacggtgacgacgacaaAGTGCCAGTGTTTTTGCGTGTGGTTGTTACTCTGCTGTGTAGCTCGACAGCGAAATGCCGCGAAACTCTACCACCAACGGAGGGTAAGATTGTCACAGTGTAGAGTCGGACCCGGCCGGGCTGGGAAGATGCAACCCCGTGTCAGGCCGTGTGGTCACGTGTAATTGGCTCTGTAATGGCGCTGGTGCGCTGGGAGATAAAAAACGAAGTACCAAATACCTGGCCCGAACGTAGCTCTCGATTAAAAACCCAGCAACTGGTGGCCCAGGCCGCGGCCGAATGTGGTGAATGTGGCGCGGTTCCCTTTTTGTTGCTATTTTCGAGCCGTGTGGAGTGCGCGGACGAAGGAAGCGCGGAGTGGCCACCACACATCTCTGCGATTTCCGCGATCGATttagcgcgcgcgctcgcgctatAGAGTTCGTTCATCGAACGGACGAGCGGCGGTCTTAATGGTGGTCAATTTTCAAACTCTCCTGCCGGCCTGCTGGCCTGCTGGCCAGGTGTTAgcgtgccgatcgatcgagcgccgcaccgtgccgcgccgtggtCAGTTTGATACGAgtagaaagtgaaaataaacctGCCACCTCGTGGCCGGCCTGCGCCTGGCCGGGGAAAGCCGGGAGGGAAATACACCCGAAGCGTGCACGACGACCTCATCCACTTTCCTTatcccgccgccaccgccgccacctggGCACCACATTCCGCACCGCGCCTGGTGGTCcaccgtgccgcgccgtgttTCAATGGCacagcggcggcgatgatCTTCACGGCTCTATCATCATTTATGCACCGCGTCTCGGAAGGCTGGAGAACGGTGCGGGAGCCGCCGGTGGGGAGCTTCTTGTAAACAAGTttgattttccacccgaaCCGAGCCCTGCGCGCCGGGGCGGATTGCGCATTGCTTGCGCATACGGCGTGGAGATCGTGAATGGCACCGCGTGTGTGCCGCCGTCTTGCGAGAGAACGACGGCAGGAAGGGACGCGGCAGACTTTCACTCTCGTAACCGACCGGGCCGTTCCGTGGGCCTGGgccttttttctttgccgtcTCTCCCTTAGTGCGCCTCGAGGCGCCCGGGGTAACCGCAACGGACCTGCCGCGCGGTGGAGCTCAACGTAAGCCTGCGGATGTCGTTGCCGTCACAGGCCAAAGAACTGTGTTCCCGTGTTGGGCCGTCGCTGGGTCGCAGGGCTGGTCGATTtcgttttgaaattcaaatggGTCTTGTGCGATCCGGTCCGGATGGTTTCATCGGAGCAAAAATGGTGTTTATAACGAAACCTTAAGCGAATACCTTTAGCTCCCTAAAAATGACACAACTTTTTACATTACTGATGAGCTTTGGTCGTTTTTGTACTAGaaatattattaaatattGTGTAACCAATGCAAGAACGCCAAGTTGAGGtaagaaaacacgaaacgaattCCGCGACAACCAACCTATTACGTGTAGCTTGCAGAAAAATAAGACCCCACTATGAAGTCCGTCGTCCACACGGTCACAGTGTAAATTAACAGACAAATTCGGGTGGGAAAGCGAGCACCACCCAAAAAACCGCCAAAATGTCGTAAAAATACCGCAACGGCCAGCGAGTTTGTTCTGAGGCGTCTCACAGTCATCATAACGCGCAAGAGTGCGCAATGCGCATCGCTTGGAAGACAATAGACATGCGGGGCCGGGGGGTCCGTCCCGCGGGTTCCAGGGAATCCGCCCAGCGGCCAAAAACTGGATCAAAACGTCCCGCGAGATAAACGGCTACACCCTCGCGACTGATTGCTTTAATTATCATGTAGTTTTATCATCCACAACGCGGTCGCGCCTCTAGGTTGGCTCATCGTTGGTGCGTTTCGCGCTGATGACGGACGAgacgaacgcgcgcgcgcgccggcttTACACCACATTTACATGAATGATTTCGCTGACGGCATATATTTATGGcagcgcggccgcggccgcctcGGTAATGTAATGCCTTGGTTCGGAGTGTCGACCGAACAGCTCTGAATTTGTTAGCGATGGTAATGATGTTTGACTTTGCTGACGATTTGACGACTGGCCACACTCGGTACACATGCTCCGGCCGGACAACCGCGCACGATGGCGCGCTGTTTCTGTCCACCCACTTGCCCAGCGTATTGGGTCTCGTTAAATGAGCAGCCGGACTTTAAAGCCAATTAACTAAATTGACCTCCGGGCGTAGCGCATACACACGTCCGAGTTTGAGAGTCcacgctgatgatggtggaccCTGAGTCACTCGgccgacgacagcagcagtaggcAGCAGGATGTCAATTTCTTCATTGCTTTCCCTGGAATAGAGCCCGCTGGGAGTTGCAATTTGAGAGGATCTTCTCGTTGCGACGCACGCTATGCGGGTATAACAGGGTCGCATGGGTCTCGTGGAACAAAGGTCTTCCCCCGTGGCAGATCATAATTTCATTTGCAGCACTAATCGCGACCCAAAGTGCAACTGAATTAGTAATCATGAGTTACTACTTAACTTCTTCTTTCATTACTGGCGCAGGAggtacgacgacgatgatgatcgcgtCTGGAACTGCGGGGCCTGGTTCGAGTACAtcctggtcgtcgtcgtttcctCGATCCTGCTCATTGCCGCCTCGGTGCTGACCATCTTCTGGACGATCTACTATCGCAAGGGCTTCAACATGGACGACCCCAAGCTGCAATTTAACCTCCATCCCGTGCTGATGATCGGCGGTTACATCACGCTGTCCGGATTTTGTACGTAATCGCGGCTTGAAGGACGGTCCCCGGGGCACTACGGCACTAATCGCCACTAATGCCACTTCCTCTTTGCAGCCATCATACTGTACCGGATTTGCCGATGCTGCTCGCACTTGATCGTCAAGCTGTGCCACACCTTCTTCCACGCCTGCTCCATACCGTGCATAGTGATCGGCTTCATGGCCGTCTGGGACTCGCACAATCAGCAGCAGATTCCGAACTTTTACTCGCTTCACTCTTGGCTCGGCATGATCACGATGGGACTTTTTGCGCTCCAGTTTGTCTTGGGATTCTTCAGGTGCGTTGCCGAGCAGGATTCGGAGTAGCCAGATGTAGTTTAACGTTGTTTGTCTTTCCCTGCAGCTTCCTCATCCTGTTGTGCTGTGAGAACGCAACCTACAAGTTCCGTTCCACAATGGTTCCCATCCACGCCAGCTTCGGTGTGGTCACGTTTATGcttgccatcgccaccgccgttacCGGATTGACCCAGAAGGCCCACTTTGAGCTTGGGTAAGTCAAACCAGCGTCACAAGTGACACGTGCCGGACATGCCGAAACCAACCAACGTTTATCCCTTTTTTTACAGAGAAAACTACAAGGAAACCATCGAGGAAGGGATCATCATGAACTCGATCGGCGTGATTCTGACGGGCCTGGGCATCATCATTCCGTTCGCCGTGCGACGTTCGAACTCGCCGGCCAACTGCAAGGTCTACGTCACCGAGCGCATCTAAATAAGCAATTTTGATAAATCCATGAACTAAATGCATACACTGGATTCCGGTGCGAAACGCCGGAAGCTGGCTTATTTTATGGGCCACAAACCACGGGAGGAATACGAAGCGCAGTAGATAAGGTATTGATGCCGACGAATGAATGCCGATTGGCGACACGTAATTTAAGCGAACTGCGAAGAACTTTGGGATGCCCCACAaatgcttttttatttatcaaacGAGAGTTAGTGAACACTCATTAAATTCCGGGCACCACCGGACGTTGTGTGTGAGCATTTTAAGCAATCATTCCTCTACCGTACTACTACTACAGGGCGCAACATGAAGCGTGCCACCCTATTCCGTTCCCGCTTGCTCTAGTTTTTGTACGTTGATGTTGTTTGAAGATGAATGGCaagcaaaaccgaaaacatatGTGAAAAAGGGATGTCTGAGCAATGCTATTTATTGACACACACATGATGGGACATTGATTTTCGCGCACGAACGCACCATCTAGATAGAGTTTACTTTTGAGCATCAATTTTCTGGAACGGAGACAACGCTAAAAGGTTGCACTCTCTTCAACCTGCTCCCCCTTGAACATCCAAAGTATAAACGATTAAATAGTAGTAGCAGCTCTTaaacaaaaatcataattCAACCAATCTTCGCTAACCGGCGTCGCATTGAGCTATTTCGTGGATGAAAACCGCTAAACAAGCATCGAATCGagcgaataaaaaaacacacacatttaacCGATTATATGATACAATTTCTTCGACTCATAACGCGCCAGCCGATAAGTGGAGCTATTCGTAAGTAGACGAATAGTCATAGCGAAAGATAAACGCATAAAGTACATACAGAAATCATTTAGAAAAAAGTTAGTGAGTAAGctaaataaatcaaacgaatCCAATCCAAACCCTGCAGAGGAAAGTGCTAGTGCaacacaggaacaggaacagaCAGCGTTGTCCACACGGTGCGAAGGATGCGCCGGGTGTGTTGGAACACTTTTGCTTTACTCCACCGTGATGTGAACATTTGCTCATTTAATGAAACGGAATTGACTTTAACTGTTCTACTTCCAATCAATCGAACCATCGGGATTTCAGTAAATAGCTAAACTATTTTGCTCAACATCTAAAAACCTAAACCGTTTTAATGCCAATCTCTGTGGGCGACTGAAGGAGGGCGCCAAACTGAACCACAAATTGTTTTGAACCGATACAAGGCGCAATGGAAGTGGCAATTTACAAAACCAACATATACAtatattaaagaaaaaaaaaacaagatgtGTGTTCAATCTAAAGTATAAACTATATAAAggcgaaaacgaaatcaaactGAATGTTCAACGTAACGATGTGtccaaatggaaaaacaagTATCAACAGCAGAACTGATGCTGGAGAGCGGTGCGGTATCGCGTGTGGCTAACCGGCGCGAAAACTGTGACACGTGCTTTTTTTGCGAGatgcgtgtgcgcgcgtgaagaaaggaaaacccaCCAAGTTTTTTCAACACCTTCTCTTTACACAGAACGCGGCACGGCTCGTGGCAGGAAGCCACGCCAAAAGGGATAGCTAcattgcattaaaataaacccCGAAAATATATAGCGAAAACCTAGTGTAGCGAGCGATGTAATCAGACATTTGAATCATATTTATGTAGTTCATAAAGTCCTTCAAAATCTCGTCAAATTCACTCGGCTCCGTTCACTGTTTTGCGGAAACCGAACACTGTTATTTGTTTCGTCGTTATGTTTGTTCGTTTTACAATTAATACGCCATACGGAAGAGACAACGGTGCGGTACAAAAACGAATGGCAGACCAATACTTTTACAACTTGCAAGTTTTTGAACGCGCGGGGGGGGCTACGGAATCTCAACCACCTACCGGTAAATACATTAGACGCCagaattaaaaacattgaacaaaacaagcgaaaaaacaaaacctaccATCCGAACAACACAGTACAATGCAAACACGATATAAAAAAGGGCAATATTTATGTATCGAGTACCGATAAGTTTGTTGATCAGTTGATTCGTTGTAATCCGCCGCGCATGAACGCAAGTTCAGCGCAAGTGCTCAAAATTTCGTGACCCACTTTCGTGTGGCCAGCGTTTCGTCGTTACTTAGCTTAAAACTGCAATAACGGTGCGAACGGTGGAAGGTGGAAGTGCACACTAATCTCTAGCGCGAACCGTTTTTTATACAAAAGTACGATGGAAACCGATTTTGCTATTGTCTCATTTCCTAGCAAAATGTTACAAATAACCAACAGTGGAAAACTCATTTCATACAATAAACACACGTATATGTATAATAAATGAATCTGTAGGAAACGGTAGCGTCTTCTGATGTCTTTCACTTCTGCGTGGTGGTTTTTTTCAGCCAGCtcctttccgtttttgtggTTCTGGAGTGGAAAATTTAAGGCTCAAGTCTTCT
Coding sequences within it:
- the LOC128268272 gene encoding uncharacterized protein LOC128268272 — protein: MGRKGNYVEKPKKGPGRKARKQGDPVFKFIKDDDEDNKKLSRNQKIRLKKREMKNQLVQKVAKQKSDTKAAANRGADPVVSSTVDPSELFDLEKTRQKYKQLGEKNKSPTVTATKTAENGASKKVRNLFDSDDEMENKEPKKGAGSGRPSKSQMKKFLQQAESDEDDSDEQDTDEGSEEIDDDEDDQEVDSEEEGSEEEEDDESDDEDGDSDDDDDSDMLPIEAANKKLKRRMALEQKMADQEMQEAAANRERFEFPTEEEVAQTSNLQDVNMRIKDVIGVLSDFTANRDPDHSRCEYIDLLRKDLCLYYSYNEYFMNLLMELFAPNELLEFLEASELQRPITIRTNSLKTRRRDLAQALINRGINLDPIGKWSKDGLVVYTSQVPLGATPEYLAGQYMLQGGSSMLPVLALAPEENERILDMCAAPGGKSSHIAALMKNTGVLIVNDSNKDRLHAVLGNFHRLGVQNAIVTCMDGIKFCDAMKGFDRVLLDAPCTGSGVIAKDPSVKTSKTDIDVQRCYNLQRRLLLSAIDCLSAKSNSGGYLVYSTCSVLPQENEWVIDFALKMRNVRLVSTGIDFGVEGLTRFGAQRYHPSMKLTRRFYPHTHNMDGFFVAKLHKFSDAIPTNDTAEAEPSNGADMETVAAESEEMKLPKKIDKRDWYYQDVVAKRKAQREDKNHVVKVFQKPTNVTKKKKKKFEKSTEGATVPRVAVPTDDQTASAENGSSSGQKLAKKFALNGKPAPSSADRETAEVSKLKQMMKKLKQKQGSSTANGKGTAGKAGKFAKQTASSKGKVPGTKKNAKKLGKV
- the LOC128268273 gene encoding plasma membrane ascorbate-dependent reductase CYBRD1 isoform X1; translated protein: MDGSSVSPLPCEAPLAMMESEKTPPRSPSQHDMPPPPDEKRYDDDDDRVWNCGAWFEYILVVVVSSILLIAASVLTIFWTIYYRKGFNMDDPKLQFNLHPVLMIGGYITLSGFSIILYRICRCCSHLIVKLCHTFFHACSIPCIVIGFMAVWDSHNQQQIPNFYSLHSWLGMITMGLFALQFVLGFFSFLILLCCENATYKFRSTMVPIHASFGVVTFMLAIATAVTGLTQKAHFELGENYKETIEEGIIMNSIGVILTGLGIIIPFAVRRSNSPANCKVYVTERI
- the LOC128268273 gene encoding plasma membrane ascorbate-dependent reductase CYBRD1 isoform X2, which encodes MPRNSTTNGGRYDDDDDRVWNCGAWFEYILVVVVSSILLIAASVLTIFWTIYYRKGFNMDDPKLQFNLHPVLMIGGYITLSGFSIILYRICRCCSHLIVKLCHTFFHACSIPCIVIGFMAVWDSHNQQQIPNFYSLHSWLGMITMGLFALQFVLGFFSFLILLCCENATYKFRSTMVPIHASFGVVTFMLAIATAVTGLTQKAHFELGENYKETIEEGIIMNSIGVILTGLGIIIPFAVRRSNSPANCKVYVTERI